In the Campylobacter lari genome, GTAAGCACTTATATGGAGATTAAAAAACTCATTCAAACTAAAGAAGCTAGCCAAAATTCTTTTGATTTAGAAAAAGATCAACTAAAAGAAATTCTAGAGCAAATAAAACGCGGTAAAAAAATCTCAGATGAAGCTAAAACCAGAATGGCAAAATCAAATTTACGCTTGGTTGTAAGTATTGCTAAAAGATATACTAACCGTGGATTGCCATTTTTAGATTTGATCCAAGAGGGCAATATAGGATTAATGAAAGCGGTAGATAAATTTGAATACAAACGCGGTTATAAGTTTTCAACCTATGCAACTTGGTGGATTAGACAAGCTATTTCAAGAGCAATTGCTGATCAAGCAAGAACGATTAGAATTCCTATTCATATGATAGAAACTATTAATCAAATCAATAAAATCATTCGTGAATACTTACAAAAAGAAGGCAAAGAGCCTGATGTAAGCATTATTGCCAAAGAAGTAGGACTTAGTGTAGATAAAGTAAAACAAGTGATTAAAATCACTAAAGAACCAATTTCCCTAGAAGCACCTATTAGCAATGAAGATGATGGTAAATTTGGAGATTTTGTAGAAGATAGAACTTCAATTTCTCCTATGGATCATATCTTAAAAGATGATTTAAAAGAACAAATTGATGAAGTTTTAGATCAGCTTAATGATAGAGAAAAAGCTGTTATTAGAATGCGTTTTGGTTTAATGGATGATGAAAGCGATAGAACCTTAGAAGAAATCGGCAAAGAATTAAATGTTACAAGAGAAAGAGTAAGACAAATAGAAAGCTCAGCTATAAAAAAACTCAAACATCCAAAAGTTGGTAGAAAACTTAAAAATTACATAGAAGGTTGGAAATAATCCTTGCTAAAAAAGCAAGGATTAGCTATCTCTAAAAAGCTTCGTTGCTAAATGCGCTGCTCTACTATGATCAGTATCTTTTTTCAAGGTATTGAAAATTCTACTAATATATTCTTCTAAAATTTGTTGAGAATTATTAACTTTTTCTGCTTCATTTAAAGCAACCTTGCGATATCTTCCTTCGCTATCTAACTCATAAGCCAAATCATTATCGCTTAATTGTAGTTTTAAAATTTGAGCTAACTTTGCACGCGAATGCTCATCAAAAATAGGAGTCATTAATTCTAGTCTTCTTTCTAAATTTCTTGGCATCCAATCAGCACTTGAAATAAAATAATTTGGCTCAGTGTGTTTAAAATATAAAATTCTAGCATGTTCTAAATATTTTCCCACTATACTTCTAACCTTTATATTTTCACTATACCCTTTTACCCCAGGTCTTAAACAACAAATTCCACGCACAATAAGATCTATTTTAACACCTTTATTTGAAGCATCATATAAAGCTTTAATCACATCACCATCTACCAAAGCATTCATTTTAGCTATGATTACTCCATCTTTTCCATGATTTGCTTCAGTAGCTATCATATCTAAAATTCTTTCTTTGATTTGCTTTGGACTCATTGATAAAGTCTTTAAGCGACGGCTTTTGCTATATCCTGAAAGTATATGAAAAAAAGTTGTGGTATCTTGAGAGTATTCTTCTTTAGAAGTAAAATAACTCACATCAGTATAAATTTTAGCCGAACTTGCATTATAATTACCTGTACTTAAATGATTATAAATTTTTAATTTTTCTCCTTCTTTTCTAATCACTTGAGCCACTTTTGCATGTACTTTAAAACCTGTAATTCCATATATCACATGAGCTCCTGCATTTTCTAATGATTTTGCCCAATGTAAGTTATTTTCCTCATCAAAACGTGCTTTTAATTCTACCATTACAGTCACTTGCTTGCCATCGCTTGCTGCATCAATTAAAGCTTGGACTATGTTTGAATTTTTTTCCACCCTATAAAGAGTCATTCTTATAGAAACAACCTTAGGATCCTTACTTGCTTCTTTGATAAATTGATACACAGGCTCAAAACTTTCATAAGGCTGTATAGCCAATATATCTTGTTTATCAATTGCGCTAAAAATAGACACATTATCTCCAAAAGGCGGTAAAATCTTTGGTGTATATACAGGGCTTAGTAAGTGTGTAAATTCTTTATTAGAAATGATTTGCCACAATGATGGTAAATTTAAAAGTATGCTGTATTCGTAAATGTCTTTATGAAAAATATTCATATGAGAGCTTAAAAATTCGATCAACTGCTCATCTGCGCCTTTTTCTATTTGTAAGCGTATAAAAGCACCTTTTCTACGAAGCTTTAAACCCTGCTCCAAAATCAACATAAAATCATCAGCCTCTTCTTCTTCTATTTCCATATCTGCATTTCTAGTTACCCTAAAAGCAGCAGAAGATAAAAGCTTATAGCCAGGAAAAATATGCTCTGTATGATGACGTACTATACTTTCTATAGGCACATAAATATTCGAACTTACTTGATAAAATCTTGGTAAAACCCTAGGTATGCGTATCATACCAAATTTTAAAAGCTCAGGATGCATAGGATCACAAAGCTTTACCGCCAAAGAAAACGAAAGATTATTTAAATGTGGAAAAGGATGGGTTGCATCAACCGCAATAGGCACTATCACAGGAAAAATATTAGAAAAAAAATGCTCATTACATTGCTGCTTTAAGTCCTCATCAAGTTCTTCATAAGAACGAATAAATAAATTTTCTTTTTCTAAATCTTGAGTTATTTTAGTAAAATACTGCTCTACTACATATTTTTCTTCATGCAAATAATTTCTAATGGCTTTAAGTTGCGCAAGTGGGGTCATTTCATCATTACTTGCTGTGCTTATCCCTGCTACAAAAAGCTGTTTTAATCCAGCCACTCTTATCATATAAAACTCATCTAAATTTGTACAATATATAGCAATAAATTTAAGTTTTTCGAGCAAAGGAAGATCTTTGGAACATTGATCTAAAACACGGGAGTTAAATGCAAGCCAAGAAAGTTCTCTATTAATATACATTGATGGTTGAATTTGCATAATACACCTACCTTATTTTCTAGTATTTAATATTTTAGTATTTCTTTTATTAAAATTTATTTTATTTTTATAATAGTAAATAAAATTATATAAAAAAATAATACTTTTTTTCTCTTATTAAAAAAATAATAAATGGTTAATAAACTTATATTTACTTTTTAGGTTTTATAGCGTAATATAATTGCACTTAAGTTCTTGTAACTTAAACTTCATTCAAAGGAGAGACTTTGAAAAAAGCAAACTCAAAACTTTTTGCTGTTTTCCTCTTCTTACTTGTAATTTTAGCAGGTGTGGGAATGTATACTTTCCATAATGCTAAAGGCACTTCTTATTTTAGTGATGCCAGTGAAAGCTGTAATAATTGTCACATTATGAACGAAGTTTATAATGATTATTTAAAAGCTTCACACTCTAAAGAAGTTGATGGTAAACCAAGAGCAACCTGTAATGATTGCCATTTACCACATAGCTTTTTTGAAAAATGGATTGCTAAAGCTCAAAGTGGCTTAGGACATGCTTATGCATTTACTTTCAAACTTGATTCTTTGCCTACGCATTTGAGTGCAAATGCAAAAAGTAAAGAAATAGTCCAAAATAACTGTATAGAATGTCACAAAGAAATTGCGAGTAACACTATCAACCCTACTCTAGATCCACATAAAGATAATGCTTTAAGTTGTGTGTCTTGTCACCAAGGTGTTGGCCATAAGAGAGGATTTTAAATGAAAGGAGTATTTAATGAATAACAAAGGCATTTTATATAGTGCTATTAGTGCTACTATAGTAGCTATTGCGGGCGTATTGTGGTTAAATCAAGATATCACAGCCAAAACAAACGATTCAGTAGGTGGAATCATCTCTCAAGAAATTGTAAAACTTGGCGATGAAAACCCTACTTTTGACTACTGGGGAAAGAATTTTCCTGATTATTTAGATATGCACACAACAGTGGAAAAACAAGCACCTAATGCAACAGAATTTGGTGGAAATTTAGCTTATTCAAAACTAATTCGCTATCCACAATTAACTGTTCTTTGGGCTGGCTATCCATTCAGTATTGATGCCAATGAAGAAAGAGGTCACTTTTGGGTTCAAGTAGATCAAATGGATACAGCTAGAAACAATAAAGATTTCTTAAACGCACACGGTTTTGCAGGATTTGGTGGCCAACCAACAGCTTGTATGAATTGTCATAGCGGATGGACCCCTTGGCTTTTAAACAACACTGCAAAAGGTGATTGGGTAGCATTTAACTCTGCAAAATATTGGACTATGATTAAAACAGTTCCTGCAGTAAATGGAGCTAAAGAAAACTCACCTGAGCACAGTGGACCTCATGGTGGAAAAAGAATGGGTGTAACATGTGCAGACTGTCATAATCCAACAGATATGAGTTTAAGACTTACAAGACCAGCTTTAATCAAAGCATTAATTTCAAGAGGCTATGAAGCAGATGAAAAACAAGGCATTAAAGCTTCAAGAAGCGAAATGAGAACTTTAGTATGCTCTCAATGTCACGTTGAATACTACTTCAAACCAACAGGTACCAAAGTAAAAACTATCGGAGAAAGCATAGCTAATGATAGCTCTAAAAAATGGTGGAATGGTACTCAAAAAACTTATGATGAGTTTGATTCTTGGAGAGATGGAAATAAACCAATTGAAATCGAAGTTGATGGTATAGAACTAGCATTTCCTTGGAGTGAGTGGAAAAAAGGTGAGCCATTTAGAATAGAAATGTTTGATGATTATTATGAAAAAAATAGAGAAAATTTCCCAAGTGATTGGGTTCATAAAATCACTAAAGCACCTATGTTAAAAATTCAACACCCAGAAAGCGAACTTTATAGTGGTGGAGTACATGCTGCAAATGGTGTAAGTTGTGCAGATTGTCATATGCCTTATATTAGAAAAGGTGCAAAAAAAGTTACTAACCACAACATCACATCACCTTTAGTTGATATTAACTCAGCTTGTAAAACTTGCCATACTCAAAGCGAAGGCTATTTAGCTAAACAAGTAAAAGATATTCAAAATTCAGTAGCTCATGATTTAAGAACAGCTGAATATTCTTTAGTAAGCTTAATTAAAGATGTAGAAACTATTCGCGCAGAGCTTGGAAAAATGCCTAAATTCCAAACTGATGGCAAAGCAGATGATGCTAAAATTTCAGCTGAATTAAAAGAAGTATTAGAACTACATAGAAAATCTCAAGTAAGAGCAGACTTTGTAGGTGCTGAAAACTCAACAGGTTTCCATAATCCTAGAGAAGCTTCAAGAATGCTTTTACAATCAGTTGATATGTCAAGACAAGGACAAACTAAACTAGTAGAAATTGCAGCCAAAAATGGTATTAAAGATTTCAAAACTTCAAATTTAGGTTTTGAAGATATTCAAAAATTAAATCCAGGTGAAATTCACTATAAAGTAGATCTAAATGGCAACAAAGCAGGCGATCGCTACTATAAACATCAAGAAGTAAATGGTAATCCACCAGCAAAACTTCTTGAAGATGATAAAAATCTAAAACCTTATAATTATAAAGTAATAGATTAATCAAAATAAACCCTCATAATCGAGGGTTTATTCTTTTATCAAACTTACATCTTCGCCTTTTAAAATTTTATTCATAGTATTCATAGCACACATTTTTCCACACATTGAGCAAGAATTAAGTTCTTCAGGTTTTCTTTCATTAAACATTTTCTTAGCCTTTTCTCCATCGATTGCTAATTTAAACATTTTTTCCCAATCAATATCTTGTCTAGCTTTACTCATTGCATCATCTATTTTTCTTTCTTTGGGAAGTTTAGCTATATCTCCTGCATGAGCTGCTATTTTAGTCGCTACTATACCATCTCTTACATCTTCTAAATTTGGAAGTCGTAAATGTTCAGCAGGGGTTACATAGCAAAGTATATCAGCACCAGCTGCTGCTGCAACTGCTCCACCGATTGCTCCACTTATATGATCATATCCTGCGCCTATATCAGCAACTAATGGTCCTAAAACATAAAAAGGTGCCCCGTTGCAAATTCTTTTTTCAAGTTGCATATTAGCTTCTATTTCATTAATAGCCATATGACCGGGTCCTTCTATCATCACTTGCACATCTTGAGCCCATGCTCTTTTTGTTAACAATGAAAGTTCTATAAGTTCAGTAATTTGAGCTGCATCGCTTGCATCATGGGTACAACCAGGTCTTAATGCATCACCCAAAGAAAGTGTCACATCAAATTCCTTGCATATAGCGAGTAAATCATCATAATATTCATAGAATGGATTTTCAGCATCATTCATTTGCATCCAAGCATAAAGAACTGAACCTCCTCTTGAAACTATATTAGTAATCCTATCGCACTCTTTAAAAACCCTAGCAGCACGAGAATTTATCCCTGCATGAATTGTCATAAAATCCACTCCACTTTTAGCATGATGATACACTACATCTAAAAAATCTTTTGCTTTAATATCTTTTAGATCTTTCTCTAAAAACCCAACCGCATCATAAACAGGCACCGTACCTATCATAGCTTTTGAAGTAGCAATTAACTCATCTCTAAAACGACTGGTTTTACCATAATTACTAAGATCCATAATAGCTTCTATATTAAATTTATGAGCCAACTCTACCTTTTTCATTTCTTCACTATAATCTACACAATCATTTGAAACACCTAAATTTACATTTACTTTTGTTTTAAGTCCATAGCCAATACCATTTGGATCTAATGTTTTATGGTTGATATTTGCAGGAATGATGATTTTTCCACATGCTATATTTTCAAGCAAAAAATCTTCACCTACTTGTTCTTTTTGTGCAACAATTTGCATTTGTTTTGTGAAAATTCCTTCTTTTGCATAAGACATTTGAGTTTTCATTTGAATTTATCCTTAAAATAAAATTTGGATAAATGAAGGGTATGTGAGTAGTTGATAAATTATCCCAACGCTAGCATTACCTAGTTCTGGTGCGGTCTAAGCTTTTAGCTTACTCTCAGCCTGTATCACAAGCTCCCGTCATTTATGCAAATGCAGTATAACGATAAATCTAAAACAAAGTTTATTTTTTAGATTGATTTTTAGCTTGCTTGCTAAAATGTAACAATTCTTCGGTAGTTTTTATATAAAAAGGAATTTTTTTAAGACAGTATTTTAAAATTTCACTTGCAGCTAAAGCATCACTTAAGGCTCTATGATGCTTGCTTTCAATACACAAAAACTCTTTTAGAGCATCAAGGCCGTACTTGGGACTTTCAATGCATTTTTTAGCTAAATCAATTGTACATAATCTTCTATTTAAAAGCACTCCAAAATCATTTTCATACATAGCTTTAGATATAAAATGATAATCAAAACGCACATTATGTGCTACAAAAATGCTATCTTTTAAAAACAATTTAAAATCATTTAACACAGTTTTTAAAGAAGGTGCATTTTCTACCATATCCAAACTAATCCCTGTTAATTCTGTAATATTTTCAGGTATGCTTTCTACTTTTATAAAACTCTCGAATCTATCAATTTCTTTACAGTTTTGAATTTTCACTGCACCTATTTCTAAAATTTGACCACTTTTTATCCCACCGGTGCTTTCAATATCTACAACACAAAAAATCTCATCTTTTATTTTTGTATTTTTGCTTTTCAAACACAAACAATTTTGTGCATTAAGCTCGACTCCTAGTCCTAAAAGCTCAAAAGTATATAAATCAAAATCATAATGATTTAGTTCTTCTATTTTTGCAAGCTCTTTTAAAACCCAAGGAAAAGGTTTGTTTTCTTTACTTAGCTTGATGATTAAATCATCGATTTGTTGTTGGCTCAAAATTCAAACTTTAAAGAATTGATTGCTGTTTTTTTATCTTGCGAGGAAAAGATATAACTACCTGCGACTAAAATATCAGCTCCTGCTTCATCCAAATCAGGCGCATTTAAGCCATTTACCCCACCATCTACTTCTATAAAAACTTTAAGATTTTTTCTATCTATCATTTCTCTTAACTGTCGAATTTTATCATACACTAACGGCAAAAAGTTTTGCCCACCAAAGCCTGGATTAACACTCATTAAAAGCACCATATCTACAAATTCTAAAATATGCTCTATACTTGAAACTGGGGTATGTGGATTTAAAACAATGGCAGGATGAATGCCATTTTTTCTTATATACTCACACACTCTAATAGGATGATTTTCAGCTTCTAAGTGAAAGCTGATAAATTTTGGCTTTATTGGGATAAATAAATCTACAAAACTGCTAACATTATGTACCATTAAATGCACATCTAAAGGCACTGAAGTAATTTTTGAAATATTTTCAACCACACAAGGACCAAAAGTAAGATTTGGTACAAAATGCCCATCCATCACATCAATATGCAATAAATCAGCCCCTGCTTGAGACACTTCTTTAATTTCATTTTCTAAATTTAAAAAATTTGCAGACAATAAACTTGGTGCTACATACATTTCATATCTCCAATAAAAGTAAAAAATAATTTTATCATACTTATTATCAAATTTTCTTTATGTATTTTTGGTAATATTTGAATTTTTTAAGCTTGTTTTAGATACAATGCTAAAAATTATTTTTATTTCATAAGGAAAATTTATGTCAAGAATTTGCCAAATTACAGGAAAAGGACCTATGGTAGGTAACAATGTTAGCCATGCTAACAATAAAACTAAAAGACGCTTTTTGCCAAATTTAAGAACAGTTCGTATCACTTTAGAAGATGGAACTACTAGAAAAGTTAGAGTAGCTGCTTCAACTTTAAGAACACTTAAAAAACAAAGCGGTAAATAATCCTTAATATAAACGAGGAATTGTTATGTCTTTTTTGAAAAAGCTACAAAAATTCCTCAATTGGTCCCCATCCCCAAAACCTTCGATTAATCTTAACGATGAGCTTTATGAACAGCTTAAATTTTTAAGAATTCCTCTTATTGCTGTTGTAATGATGACATTAATTGGAGCTTTTGGTTATATGCTCACAAGTAATTACAACCTTAACGATGCTATTTATCAAGCTGGCATGACTTTTACCACTTTAGGTTATACTGAAGTTAATCCCATACCAACAGCAGGTAGAATTTTTACCGTTGTATATGTATTGTTGACTTTTACAATATTTACTTTTTGCATGGGTTTGGTAATAGAAATAGTAAAAAAAGGTGTTTTGTCTAAGATTATCAAGGAAAGAAGAATGCTTCATAAAGTTGCAAGATTAAAAAATCATTTTGTAATATGTTATCATAATGATTTTACCATTGAATTAGCACAGCAATTTAGAGAAAATCACATTCCTTTTGTTGTAGTTGATGAAGTTGAAAATTTTAGTGAGATTGCTGAAAAATATAACTATCCTTATTATATAGAAAGCGCGCCTCATACTAATACAGCCTTTTTAAAAACCAATCTTTCTAGTGCAAAAGGCGTAATAACCCTTAGTAATAACATAGCAGATAATATTGCTATCATCGCTTCAGTAAGATTATTTGAAAAAGAATTACAAAGAATTAATCCTTATTTTATATTAGCTAGCTCAAGCAATGAAGATGAGACAGAAAAACTGAAAAAACTTGGAGCTAATTCCATAGTTTCTGCCACAAAATTAGTCGCACAAAGACTTAGCGCAATGTCGGCAAGACCAGATATGGAAAATTTATTAGAAAATTATCTTTACAAAAAAAATAGCCCTATTGATTTAGAAGAAATAAAAATACCTGATGAATCATGGGTAAGATTTAAAAGATTAAAAGAAATACACTTAAGAGATATGGCAAATGTGAGTATAGTAGGAATTATAGAAAATAAAAAATTCACTCCCATGCCAAGAGGCGATACTCTAATAAGCACAGGGGCAAAATTACTACTTGTTGGTACAGCTGATAGTATAAAAATAGCTAAAAAAATCATCAAAAATAAACAAAAACCTGATGAGTTAAAATATATTTAACTTATTTTAAGCTATAATCAAACACCAATTTAAAAAAGGAGGCTAACATGCTACACGAATTTAGAGATCTAATTACTGAATTAAAAGGTAAGGATTTACATTTTGATAAGCTTTTTGAAGAACACAATGAGCTTGACCATAAAATCAAAGACGCAGAAGAAGGCAGAATTCATCTAGATAGCTTAGAAATAGCTAATCTAAAAAAAGAAAAATTGAGACTAAAGGATGAGTTAAACACTTATTTATCAAATTATAAAAAATAATTCTCTGTAAAATTTATATTCAAGGATAAAACATGTTTGGAAAAAAAACCAGCCAAAAGCAGGAAGTTGAAGACTTACAAAATAAAATCAGGGAATTAGAAGAAGAAAATAAAAAACTTCTTTTAGAAAAACAAGAATTAATTGAGAATTGTGAAAAACAACTTCAAGCTAACTGTGGAAAAACTGAACTTGAAATCCATCTTATAGAAATGCTACTAGTTGGTGTTTTGAAAGGTATTGCAAATGTACAAAGCGATATGCAAGAAAATGTCAATAAAGCAGAGATGATTTCCCAGTATTCTGATTCTTCTTTAGAGGATATGCAAGAGTTAAATTCTATTACTCATTCTATTATATCTTCACTTCAAAGTATCATCGAGTCAGCTAATCGCTCAAGAGATACAGCAGGTAACCTACATCGCAGTGTTGACGAAATAACCAATGTTATAAACTTAATTAAAGATGTATCTGATCAAACTAATCTTTTGGCATTAAATGCTGCTATTGAAGCTGCTAGAGCAGGTGAACATGGTAGAGGATTTGCTGTTGTTGCAGATGAAGTTAGAAAGCTTGCCGAAAAAACACAAAAAGCAACTTCTGAGGTAGAATTAAACATAAATCTACTCAAGCAAAATGCTGATGAAATGTATGGACAAAGCGAGCAAGTAGAAAAAGTATCATTGGAATCTAATGAACATATAGTTCAATTTTCTAGTAAATTTACTCAGCTTATTTCAAATGCAAACTCAACTAGCTCACATGCTAAACGTATCGCTTCTGAAATTTTTGTTTCTTTAGCTAAGTTAGATCACGTCGCTTTTAAACTTAATGGCTACAATGAAATAATCCATGCTTCAGGTAAAACACTATCTGATCATTTAAGTTGTAGACTCGCAAAATGGATCGCTGGGGTTGGCAAAGAGAGATTTTCTAGTGGAAGAGCTTTTGGTAAGCTTAATTTGCCACATCAAAAAGTTCATGAAAATATAAACCATGCTATCAGCTTAGCTCACGATGAGGACGCAAATAATAAATTGGTACAAAATCAAATTTTAGACAAATGCTCTAATGCTGAAAAAGCCTCTGATGATTTATTTGAAATATTCAAAGAAATGCTTAATGAGAAAGACCCAAATATTGAAAATAAAGAAGAAAAATAAAAGGTAAGATTAATTCTTACCTTTAAACCACAAATACGCATATTCAAGTAAAGGGGTTTTGATAGGATTTTCTTTAGAAAATTGCTCAAAGTCTTTTCTTTTTATCCACACTGCTTGAATATCTTCTCCATCAATTCCACCACCGTGGCCAATTTTATCACCTTCGCTAATTTCAGCATAGAATAAAAACTGTCTGCTAACACCTGAGCCAAAACCTGTATAAAATTCCCCTATTTTTTCTATATATTTAGGAGCATAACCTAATTCCTCTATACATTCTTCTTTAGCTATTTCCTCCAAACTCAATTTTTTATCAACAAGTCCTGAACAAAGCTCTATACTAAAGCCCATCTTTTCTAATTTTAAATTATTACGTTTTTGATAATCCCATAAGGGAATTCTAAATTGCTTTACAAAAACAAAAGAATCTTTTTGAGTATGATACAAAAAAACAGAAACACTATCTAATGCTTCTATAAAATCCCAAGTATATTTTTTATTATCTTTGCCTATATAAGTGTATCTTTTAGGTTTAATGTATTTTGAGTTAGAAAATTGCTCTTCTTGTAAGTTTTTCATGTAAAATCCTTGTAATTTTACATCTATTATAACAAAAATAAAAATCGGTGTAGAAAAATAAAAAAAGAATGAGTTGCTTTATATAAAAAGCAACTCAAAAGCAGCAAAAAGATGGTATTACATCATACCACCCATGCCTCCCATACCACCCATGCCACTCATATCAGGCATAGCAGGTTTGTCTTCTTTGATTTCGCTAATTGTAGCTTCAGTTGTTAAAAGCATACTAGCTACTGAAACTGCATTAAGTAAAGCCACTCTTTCTACTTTAACAGGATCAATAATACCGCTTTCAAGCATATTTACATATTCACCTTTTGCAGCGTCAAAACCAGTATTTTCTTCTTTACTATTTTCTACTGTATTTACAACTACACCAGCATCAAATCCAGCATTTTCAGCAATTTGTCTTAAAGGTGCTCTTAAAGCTCTTTCTACAATAGCTGCACCAATAGCCTCATCGCCTTCTAAATTCAAGTTAATTTTTGATTTTGCTTTGATTAATGCAGCGCCACCACCTATTACTATACCTTCTTCAACAGCAGCTTTTGTAGCGCTTAATGCATCATCAACTCTATCTTTTTTCTCTTTCATTTCAGTTTCTGTAGCCGCACCAACTTTAATCACTGCAACCCCACCACTTAATTTAGCTAATCTTTCTTGTAATTTTTCTCTATCATAATCTGAGCTTGTTTCAGCAATTTGAGCTTTGATTTGGTTGATTCTTGCATCAATATTTGCTTTTTCACCTGCTCCATTTACAATAGTTGTATTATCTTTATCAATGATCACGCTTGAAGCTTGACCTAAATCTTGGATACTAGCACTTTCTAAAGTTCTTCCAAGCTCTTCAGAAATCACTTCACCACCTGTTAAAATAGCAATATCTTCAAGCATAGCTTTTCTTCTATCGCCAAAACCAGGAGCTTTAACTGCTGAAATATTTAAAACACCTCTTAATTTATTTACAACTAAAGTTGCTAAAGCTTCACCTTCAATGTCTTCAGCTATAATTAAAAGTGGTTTTCCTGTTTTTTGAATTTGTTCTAAAATTGGTAATAAATCTTTTAAGTTGGCAATTTTTTTATCAAATAACAAAATAAATGGATTTTGTAATTCAGCTGTCATTTTTTCAGTATTTGTAATGAAATATGGGCTTAAATATCCTCTATCAAATTGCATACCTTCAACTACATTTAATTCATCATTGATTGATTTTGCTTCTTCAACAGTGATAACACCATCTTTTCCAACTTTTTCCATAGCATCAGCGATTAAATTTCCGATTTTCTCATCTGAATTTGCAGAAATTGTCGCAACTTGAGCGATTTCTTTTTTATCTTTAACCTCACGAGAAAGTTTTTTAAGTTCAGCTACTATAGCTTCGCAAGCTTTATCCATACCTCTTTTAACTTCAATAGGATTCGCACCTGCTGTGATGTTTCTTAAACCTTCTTTAAAAATAGCATGCGCTAAAACTGTTGCTGTTGTTGTTCCATCGCCTGCTTGATCAGCTGTTTTACTAGCTACTTCTCTAACTAAAGAAGCACCCATATTTTCTAAAGAATCTTTTAATTCCACTTCTTTAGCCACACTCACACCATCTTTTGTGATAGTTGGAGCGCCAAAACTTTTTTGGATTA is a window encoding:
- the nrfH gene encoding cytochrome c nitrite reductase small subunit, coding for MKKANSKLFAVFLFLLVILAGVGMYTFHNAKGTSYFSDASESCNNCHIMNEVYNDYLKASHSKEVDGKPRATCNDCHLPHSFFEKWIAKAQSGLGHAYAFTFKLDSLPTHLSANAKSKEIVQNNCIECHKEIASNTINPTLDPHKDNALSCVSCHQGVGHKRGF
- a CDS encoding 3'-5' exonuclease translates to MSQQQIDDLIIKLSKENKPFPWVLKELAKIEELNHYDFDLYTFELLGLGVELNAQNCLCLKSKNTKIKDEIFCVVDIESTGGIKSGQILEIGAVKIQNCKEIDRFESFIKVESIPENITELTGISLDMVENAPSLKTVLNDFKLFLKDSIFVAHNVRFDYHFISKAMYENDFGVLLNRRLCTIDLAKKCIESPKYGLDALKEFLCIESKHHRALSDALAASEILKYCLKKIPFYIKTTEELLHFSKQAKNQSKK
- a CDS encoding ammonia-forming cytochrome c nitrite reductase subunit c552, producing MNNKGILYSAISATIVAIAGVLWLNQDITAKTNDSVGGIISQEIVKLGDENPTFDYWGKNFPDYLDMHTTVEKQAPNATEFGGNLAYSKLIRYPQLTVLWAGYPFSIDANEERGHFWVQVDQMDTARNNKDFLNAHGFAGFGGQPTACMNCHSGWTPWLLNNTAKGDWVAFNSAKYWTMIKTVPAVNGAKENSPEHSGPHGGKRMGVTCADCHNPTDMSLRLTRPALIKALISRGYEADEKQGIKASRSEMRTLVCSQCHVEYYFKPTGTKVKTIGESIANDSSKKWWNGTQKTYDEFDSWRDGNKPIEIEVDGIELAFPWSEWKKGEPFRIEMFDDYYEKNRENFPSDWVHKITKAPMLKIQHPESELYSGGVHAANGVSCADCHMPYIRKGAKKVTNHNITSPLVDINSACKTCHTQSEGYLAKQVKDIQNSVAHDLRTAEYSLVSLIKDVETIRAELGKMPKFQTDGKADDAKISAELKEVLELHRKSQVRADFVGAENSTGFHNPREASRMLLQSVDMSRQGQTKLVEIAAKNGIKDFKTSNLGFEDIQKLNPGEIHYKVDLNGNKAGDRYYKHQEVNGNPPAKLLEDDKNLKPYNYKVID
- a CDS encoding RNA degradosome polyphosphate kinase; amino-acid sequence: MQIQPSMYINRELSWLAFNSRVLDQCSKDLPLLEKLKFIAIYCTNLDEFYMIRVAGLKQLFVAGISTASNDEMTPLAQLKAIRNYLHEEKYVVEQYFTKITQDLEKENLFIRSYEELDEDLKQQCNEHFFSNIFPVIVPIAVDATHPFPHLNNLSFSLAVKLCDPMHPELLKFGMIRIPRVLPRFYQVSSNIYVPIESIVRHHTEHIFPGYKLLSSAAFRVTRNADMEIEEEEADDFMLILEQGLKLRRKGAFIRLQIEKGADEQLIEFLSSHMNIFHKDIYEYSILLNLPSLWQIISNKEFTHLLSPVYTPKILPPFGDNVSIFSAIDKQDILAIQPYESFEPVYQFIKEASKDPKVVSIRMTLYRVEKNSNIVQALIDAASDGKQVTVMVELKARFDEENNLHWAKSLENAGAHVIYGITGFKVHAKVAQVIRKEGEKLKIYNHLSTGNYNASSAKIYTDVSYFTSKEEYSQDTTTFFHILSGYSKSRRLKTLSMSPKQIKERILDMIATEANHGKDGVIIAKMNALVDGDVIKALYDASNKGVKIDLIVRGICCLRPGVKGYSENIKVRSIVGKYLEHARILYFKHTEPNYFISSADWMPRNLERRLELMTPIFDEHSRAKLAQILKLQLSDNDLAYELDSEGRYRKVALNEAEKVNNSQQILEEYISRIFNTLKKDTDHSRAAHLATKLFRDS
- the thiC gene encoding phosphomethylpyrimidine synthase ThiC, with the protein product MKTQMSYAKEGIFTKQMQIVAQKEQVGEDFLLENIACGKIIIPANINHKTLDPNGIGYGLKTKVNVNLGVSNDCVDYSEEMKKVELAHKFNIEAIMDLSNYGKTSRFRDELIATSKAMIGTVPVYDAVGFLEKDLKDIKAKDFLDVVYHHAKSGVDFMTIHAGINSRAARVFKECDRITNIVSRGGSVLYAWMQMNDAENPFYEYYDDLLAICKEFDVTLSLGDALRPGCTHDASDAAQITELIELSLLTKRAWAQDVQVMIEGPGHMAINEIEANMQLEKRICNGAPFYVLGPLVADIGAGYDHISGAIGGAVAAAAGADILCYVTPAEHLRLPNLEDVRDGIVATKIAAHAGDIAKLPKERKIDDAMSKARQDIDWEKMFKLAIDGEKAKKMFNERKPEELNSCSMCGKMCAMNTMNKILKGEDVSLIKE